A single genomic interval of Primulina huaijiensis isolate GDHJ02 chromosome 7, ASM1229523v2, whole genome shotgun sequence harbors:
- the LOC140980667 gene encoding translocase of chloroplast 159, chloroplastic-like produces MDSKEGNLNPSSEVASGSSVSYAFPSSYSTENENLQKKNDANNDNDENSKNIGGSSVDDDEEEGGYVSGKEEFEAGLENPVSDGPDGAVNEGEFIREGNSDGPFVDASGLSDEKVGNLPVSDYVKNVKAVEGKDAALIQDSGSVSAATDDVNGAELNGVVSSAGKGELKSGGEVQDDNSGKESKEKGEIDNLSIKDAVFLPENEEVTVGPTEESKVVGPGDVKLTSEGDSVVDTIQVDAAGPGVAVVGETGGNGDVKTMEMDAPAFGPMEQSKVVGPGDVKLTSEGDSVVDIIQVDAAGPGVAVVGEREENGDVKTKEMDVAAVGPMEESKVVGRDVKLTSEGDSVVDTIKVDAAGPGVAVVGETEENGNVKTKDMDASVVGQMEVGSNEFEPATENNADAEERKPLEPALGSNKFEKLGQSVATDLINGVPGDTKSGDSVDISGSLNVENSAEKEEEGFKPVIVSEAFEKGITSNVNSDREVMPTNETVQINGEQDFGESKAVHSQEITELEGEEVEPVDSMSEGDTDGMIFGSSEAARKYIEELEQESGAGSQAGADSSFEHSQRVDGQIVTDSEEDADTDDEGDGKGLFDSAALAALLKAATGADPDGGSITITSQDGSRLFSVERPVGLGSSLRSLRPVPAPAPRPNQPNLFSPSTFTGGGESEANLSEEEKKKLENLQKIRVKFLRLVHRLGVSPEESVAAQVLYRLALLGGRQNNQTFSLEAAKRIALQLEEDERESLDFSINILVLGKSGLGKSATINSIFGQDMSPIDAFEVGTASVKEISGFVDGVQVRVVDTPGLKSSAMEQAFNRNTLSSVKKFTKKCPPDVMLYVDRLDAQTRDLNDLPLLRTITSALGPSIWRSAIVTLTHAASAPPDGPSGAPISYEVFVTQRSHIVQQSIGHAVGDLRMMSPSLMNPVSLVENHPSCRKNRDGQKILPNGQSWRPQLLLLCYAMKILSEASTLSKSQDPFDHRKIFGFRSRSPPLPYMLSSMLQSRVHPKLPSVQGGDSVDSDVDLDELSDSDHEEEDEYDQLPPFRPLKKAQLAKLSKKQRKAYFEEYDYRVKLLQKKQWKEELRRLRELKKKGTDTTTGFGVEDDNNPEAAAPVAVPLPDMALPPSFDGDNPSHRYRFLEPTSQFLARPVLDTHGWDHDSGYDGVNLEHSLAIANRFPAVYTIQITKDKKDFSVSLDSSIAAKHGDDNSMSTMAGFDIQSMGKQLAYIIRGEMKFNKFKKNKAAAGISVTFLGDNVVPGVKVEDQITLGRQYVLVGGAGAVRSQNDTAYGANFELQLRENDYPIGQVQSTFSMSIIKWKGDLALGFNTLAQFSVGRNSKVAVRAGINNKLSGQVTVRTSSSEHISLALAAIIPTAISIYKKLWAGTNEKYSIY; encoded by the coding sequence ATGGACTCGAAAGAAGGAAATTTGAATCCCAGCTCGGAGGTTGCTTCAGGTTCTTCTGTTTCTTATGCGTTTCCATCTTCTTACAGTACTGAAAATGAGAATTTACAGAAAAAGAACGATGCTAACAATGATAATGATGAAAATAGTAAGAATATTGGTGGGAGTAGCGTCGATGATGATGAGGAAGAGGGGGGTTATGTGAGTGGGAAAGAGGAGTTTGAAGCGGGTTTGGAGAACCCGGTTTCAGATGGCCCTGATGGGGCAGTGAACGAGGGAGAGTTTATTAGGGAGGGGAATTCTGATGGCCCCTTTGTGGATGCTTCGGGATTATCTGATGAAAAGGTTGGAAATTTACCCGTTTCGGATTATGTCAAAAATGTTAAGGCTGTGGAGGGGAAGGATGCAGCGTTGATTCAAGATTCTGGATCTGTTTCTGCTGCAACCGATGATGTTAATGGTGCTGAGCTTAATGGGGTTGTGAGTTCTGCAGGGAAGGGTGAACTAAAGAGTGGGGGTGAGGTTCAGGATGACAATTCAGGGAAGGAGTCCAAAGAGAAAGGCGAAATTGACAATTTGAGTATTAAAGATGCGGTTTTTTTACCAGAGAATGAGGAGGTTACTGTTGGTCCAACCGAAGAATCGAAGGTGGTGGGTCCTGGTGATGTGAAACTCACATCTGAAGGGGATTCTGTTGTTGATACAATTCAGGTTGATGCTGCAGGTCCTGGAGTTGCTGTAGTTGGAGAGACGGGAGGAAATGGAGATGTAAAAACCATGGAAATGGATGCCCCTGCTTTTGGTCCAATGGAACAATCGAAGGTGGTTGGTCCTGGTGATGTGAAACTCACATCTGAAGGGGATTCTGTTGTTGATATAATTCAGGTTGATGCTGCAGGTCCTGGTGTAGCTGTAGTTGGAGAGAGAGAAGAAAATGGAGATGTAAAAACCAAGGAAATGGATGTAGCTGCTGTTGGACCAATGGAAGAATCGAAGGTGGTTGGTCGTGATGTGAAACTCACATCTGAAGGGGATTCTGTTGTTGATACAATTAAGGTTGATGCTGCAGGTCCTGGAGTCGCTGTAGTTGGAGAGACGGAAGAAAATGGAAATGTAAAAACGAAAGATATGGATGCCTCTGTTGTTGGTCAAATGGAAGTTGGGTCGAACGAGTTTGAACCTGCAACTGAGAATAATGCTGACGCTGAGGAGCGAAAGCCACTGGAACCAGCCCTTGGGTCGAACAAGTTTGAAAAGTTAGGTCAATCAGTTGCTACAGATTTGATTAATGGAGTTCCTGGGGACACAAAAAGCGGGGATTCTGTTGACATAAGCGGGTCTCTGAATGTGGAAAATAGTGCGGAAAAAGAAGAGGAAGGATTTAAGCCTGTTATTGTTTCTGAGGCATTTGAGAAAGGCATCACATCCAACGTTAACTCTGATAGAGAGGTCATGCCTACAAATGAAACTGTGCAGATCAATGGTGAACAAGATTTTGGTGAATCTAAAGCTGTACATTCCCAGGAAATTACAGAATTGGAAGGTGAAGAAGTTGAGCCTGTTGATTCAATGTCAGAAGGTGATACTGATGGTATGATCTTTGGAAGCTCTGAAGCTGCCAGAAAGTACATCGAGGAATTGGAACAAGAATCAGGTGCGGGTTCTCAGGCAGGTGCTGACAGTTCATTTGAGCATTCTCAAAGGGTTGATGGCCAAATTGTTACAGATTCTGAAGAAGATGCTGATACTGATGATGAAGGAGATGGTAAAGGGTTATTTGATTCTGCTGCCTTGGCTGCGCTATTAAAGGCTGCAACCGGTGCTGACCCAGATGGTGGTAGTATTACAATCACATCTCAAGATGGGTCTAGGCTTTTCTCTGTTGAGCGTCCTGTTGGTTTGGGATCTTCACTTCGGTCTTTGAGACCTGTCCCTGCTCCCGCCCCAAGACCAAACCAACCCAATCTTTTCAGTCCTTCTACTTTTACAGGTGGAGGAGAGTCTGAGGCCAACTTGAGTgaagaagagaaaaagaaacTGGAAAACTTACAGAAAATCCGAGTAAAGTTTTTGAGGCTTGTTCATAGATTAGGTGTCTCTCCTGAGGAATCTGTGGCTGCCCAGGTTTTATATCGACTTGCGCTTCTTGGGGGAAGGCAAAACAACCAAACCTTTAGCCTTGAAGCTGCCAAGAGGATTGCATTACAGCTAGAAGAAGACGAAAGAGAGAGCTTGGATTTCTCCATCAACATTCTGGTTCTTGGAAAATCTGGACTGGGGAAAAGTGCTACCATAAATTCAATATTTGGACAGGATATGTCTCCAATTGATGCATTCGAAGTGGGAACAGCATCCGTGAAAGAGATCTCTGGATTTGTTGATGGAGTTCAGGTTCGTGTTGTTGACACACCTGGTCTCAAGTCTTCGGCAATGGAACAGGCTTTCAACCGAAACACGTTGTCTTCTGTAAAGAAGTTCACAAAGAAATGTCCCCCGGATGTCATGCTTTATGTGGATCGGTTAGATGCACAAACTAGAGATCTTAATGACCTCCCACTCCTGAGGACCATCACTAGTGCTCTTGGCCCTTCCATCTGGCGAAGTGCCATTGTCACCCTCACTCATGCTGCTTCAGCTCCACCCGATGGACCTTCTGGCGCGCCTATAAGCTATGAGGTTTTTGTCACTCAAAGATCTCATATTGTTCAGCAGTCGATCGGGCATGCAGTAGGTGATCTACGGATGATGAGTCCGAGTCTGATGAATCCGGTTTCTCTTGTGGAAAACCATCCGTCTTGTCGGAAAAACAGGGATGGCCAAAAAATACTTCCTAATGGTCAGAGTTGGAGACCTCAGTTACTGTTGTTATGCTACGCGATGAAAATTTTATCAGAAGCAAGCACGCTTTCAAAATCTCAAGACCCATTTGACCATCGCAAGATTTTTGGTTTTCGTTCTCGCTCACCACCTCTTCCATACATGCTGTCATCAATGTTGCAGTCTCGTGTACACCCAAAACTTCCATCCGTTCAGGGTGGAGATAGCGTTGATTCTGATGTGGACTTGGATGAGTTATCTGATTCTGAccatgaagaagaagatgagtaTGATCAGCTTCCACCATTTAGGCCTCTCAAGAAAGCTCAGTTGGCCAAGCTCAGTAAGAAACAGCGGAAGGCATACTTTGAAGAGTATGATTACAGAGTTAAACTTCTCCAAAAAAAGCAGTGGAAAGAAGAATTGAGAAGATTGAGAGAGCTTAAAAAGAAAGGTACGGATACTACAACTGGCTTTGGTGTAGAGGATGATAATAATCCAGAAGCCGCAGCTCCTGTGGCAGTTCCCCTACCGGACATGGCTCTGCCACCTTCATTTGATGGTGATAATCCATCTCACCGATACCGCTTCTTGGAACCAACTTCACAGTTTCTTGCACGGCCTGTTCTTGATACTCACGGTTGGGACCATGACTCTGGCTATGATGGTGTCAACCTTGAACACAGCTTAGCTATTGCTAATCGTTTTCCGGCAGTATACACCATTCAAATCACCAAAGACAAGAAAGATTTCAGTGTCAGCTTAGATTCCTCTATTGCAGCCAAGCATGGAGATGATAACAGCATGTCAACCATGGCTGGCTTTGATATTCAGAGTATGGGAAAGCAACTCGCTTATATCATACGGGGCGAAATGAAATTTAATAAGTTTAAGAAGAATAAAGCTGCTGCGGGGATATCTGTGACATTTCTTGGTGATAATGTTGTCCCTGGTGTCAAGGTTGAAGATCAGATTACACTAGGAAGACAATATGTTTTAGTAGGCGGAGCTGGTGCTGTCAGGTCTCAGAATGACACGGCATATGGTGCCAATTTCGAGCTGCAACTCAGGGAGAATGATTATCCGATAGGCCAGGTTCAGTCCACATTTAGCATGTCTATCATCAAATGGAAAGGCGATTTAGCACTCGGTTTCAATACTCTGGCTCAGTTTTCTGTGGGTCGTAACTCGAAGGTGGCGGTTCGAGCTGGAATCAATAACAAGCTCAGTGGTCAGGTCACTGTGAGGACAAGCAGTTCGGAGCATATTTCACTTGCATTAGCAGCCATAATTCCTACTGCCATTTCCATCTACAAAAAACTCTGGGCTGGTACCAATGAGAAGTATTCAATCTATTAG